A stretch of Rhizobium sp. TH2 DNA encodes these proteins:
- a CDS encoding tetratricopeptide repeat protein — translation MTVDDCRKLLSEGRLGESLDALEMLRANGLESAPLYHYLAVTLHLLGRSGEALPHFERSVELDPAQASVHQNQAIALLATGDVERAIEAAKQAIAIRGDNVGAYVNLALAQSRLKLYADAWETISRGLELAPDHPGLLSQAGHIAIEARNYPLAESYIARALTRAPDNAEINYNAGVLYQAQSRDTDALLAYDKTLRSQAWHEGAFANKGVVLRNLGRIGESIRHFRKGLTHWPEWAVLKYNLAITDMLAGNWSQAWADFELRADVAGSRDKSPKVESPVWNGEDIKDEVLLVVHEQGFGDTFQFICFLPQAAERAGQVIFVCQNRLHSILSRLDMFKAGGITLVSDDAALPAHDVHVPLMSLARIFGATPDRVPRPAVKIALEEQRVRQWAALGTSTGKKWRVGLSWQGNPNASIDKDRSVPLSAFAPLAGLSDKADFISLQQHFGHDQPSPEGLDIVVPPLEFDSGRDAFVDSAALMMSLDLVITSDTAIAHLAGMLGRPVWLLLKAIPDWRWGVEGVLTPWYPTMRLIRQRAFGDWSGLIDEATKDLDRLIGDVSVQPSIASENGAKAVEFHTQGKFREARELYESAAGGRKGDAPFLNFYAMAVLEDGRRSRNHARLALPLAAHSVALSPRNGDLWSNYAVLLDGLGSPNDSKRAVRFALDVQPDHTPSLISLAKKESAGGNSEAALEMLDKVVAAEPNSASAHSARAAVLTDMEQLGDAETAMRRALDLDPNNARLWVQLGAIQSAAKRHRNSADSWERALACDPGNADAFSNLGVYERNHGELEIACWFSRRAVECDPNHAEAWNNLGISELEAGRDDFALAAFRRAIAVRPDYADAHLALGMALLNGGDFTNGFKHYEGRLRSDKLGIAVGRPNVPYWRGGDPKGLSILLMAEQGFGDAFQFSRYARWLKDRGATKILIGCRSKIAHLLATIPGVDGVIGDGDKVPPVDAMAYMMSLPFLTGMQLDTIPAYETYLTADPSRVTRWAEWLARKPGYRVGVVWQGNPDPKVDKGRSYPLERLEPLAKIPGVRLIALQKGAGEEQIAALDGRFEIEQPGADFDSGPNAFADTAAMMMNLDLIVTSDTAVAHLAGALGKPCWVILKSHPEWRWLTGRSDSPWYPQTRVFRRVRNEVEDAPFAGVVGRLAEALAKLVSGDLAQRHVKEMPDGIEVKPFDPAASFNNALAAQRKDDYDTATHLYGDVLGIKKLLPGALNMLGAMALQKDRNHRAVVFFDGAERAGLKSADLMTNYAIGLRRVGDIGKAIEKLESVISTTPTAESHLSLANIHRDECNFEQSLTNYRAALALRPDFSKAHRGIGNLMRDMHRPAESLAAFEKARALDPKDPDLVLDHAHAKLFDGDFIGGFRDYEARWQSKEMRPRTFREPRWNGENAPGKVLMIHGEQGFGDNIQFARFVSEATRRVGRVVLEVRGPLVELMKHLQTERPITIVEQGAPIGKFDFQIPMLSLPVAFGTTVDTVPPPARFELDPERIQHWKSQLPSGGLKIGLIWQGNPKARADAGRSPPLAALAPLFSLPGSHFISLQKSDGLDQLRNADFADKLISPGEALGDFHETAHAIAALDYVVSSCTATLHLAATLGVPVFGMLKYHADWRWLNETDRSPWYPSLKLFRQQKVHEWEPVVNAIRANLAEQMVGA, via the coding sequence ATGACGGTGGACGACTGCCGCAAGCTGCTTAGCGAGGGGCGTCTCGGCGAAAGTCTCGATGCACTGGAGATGCTCAGAGCCAACGGACTCGAGAGCGCACCGCTCTATCACTATCTCGCCGTCACGCTGCATCTTCTCGGCCGCTCCGGCGAGGCGCTGCCGCATTTCGAGCGGTCTGTCGAGCTAGATCCGGCGCAGGCGAGCGTCCACCAGAACCAGGCCATAGCCCTGCTGGCGACGGGCGATGTCGAGCGCGCGATCGAGGCCGCCAAGCAGGCAATCGCCATCCGGGGCGACAATGTCGGTGCCTATGTCAATCTCGCGCTCGCCCAGAGCCGGTTGAAACTCTACGCCGATGCCTGGGAAACCATATCGCGTGGTTTGGAATTGGCGCCCGATCACCCCGGCCTGCTCAGCCAGGCCGGGCATATTGCTATCGAGGCGCGCAACTATCCGCTGGCCGAGAGCTACATCGCGCGCGCGCTGACCCGGGCGCCTGACAATGCCGAGATCAATTACAACGCCGGTGTTCTCTATCAGGCGCAGTCGCGCGACACCGACGCCTTGCTAGCGTACGACAAGACGCTCAGGAGCCAAGCGTGGCACGAAGGCGCCTTTGCCAACAAGGGCGTCGTGCTGCGCAATCTTGGTCGCATCGGCGAGTCGATCCGGCATTTCCGCAAGGGATTGACCCACTGGCCGGAATGGGCGGTGCTCAAATACAATCTGGCGATCACCGACATGCTGGCCGGCAACTGGTCGCAGGCCTGGGCCGATTTCGAGCTCCGCGCCGATGTCGCGGGTTCGCGCGACAAGTCACCGAAAGTCGAAAGCCCGGTCTGGAATGGCGAGGACATCAAGGACGAGGTCCTGCTCGTTGTTCATGAGCAGGGTTTTGGCGATACGTTCCAGTTCATCTGCTTCCTGCCGCAGGCAGCGGAACGGGCGGGTCAGGTGATCTTCGTCTGTCAGAACCGCCTTCACTCCATTCTGTCGCGGCTCGATATGTTCAAGGCCGGTGGCATTACACTTGTTTCCGACGACGCCGCGCTGCCCGCGCACGATGTCCATGTCCCGCTGATGTCACTCGCCCGAATATTCGGCGCAACGCCGGACCGAGTGCCGAGACCCGCTGTCAAGATCGCCCTCGAGGAGCAGCGTGTCCGCCAGTGGGCGGCACTGGGCACTTCGACGGGCAAGAAATGGCGTGTCGGCCTTTCCTGGCAAGGCAACCCCAATGCGTCGATCGACAAGGACCGTTCGGTGCCGCTTTCGGCCTTCGCGCCACTGGCCGGGCTGTCTGATAAGGCGGATTTCATTTCACTGCAGCAGCATTTCGGCCATGACCAGCCGTCGCCCGAAGGCCTCGATATCGTGGTGCCCCCGCTGGAGTTCGATTCCGGTCGCGACGCTTTCGTCGATAGCGCCGCGCTTATGATGTCGCTGGATCTCGTGATCACCTCCGATACCGCCATCGCTCATCTCGCCGGCATGCTCGGCCGGCCGGTCTGGCTGCTGCTCAAGGCGATTCCGGATTGGCGCTGGGGCGTCGAAGGTGTCCTGACGCCGTGGTATCCCACCATGCGTCTCATCCGGCAGCGGGCTTTCGGCGATTGGTCCGGGCTGATCGATGAGGCTACGAAGGATCTCGACCGGCTGATCGGGGATGTTTCCGTTCAACCCTCGATAGCGTCTGAAAATGGCGCCAAGGCCGTAGAGTTCCATACGCAGGGCAAATTCCGGGAGGCGAGGGAGCTTTACGAATCCGCCGCCGGCGGGCGCAAGGGTGATGCGCCGTTCCTGAATTTCTACGCGATGGCGGTATTGGAAGACGGCCGTCGCAGCCGCAATCATGCGCGGCTTGCGCTGCCGCTGGCGGCACATTCTGTAGCCTTGAGCCCGAGAAATGGTGATCTCTGGAGCAATTACGCCGTCCTGCTCGATGGTCTCGGCAGCCCCAACGACAGTAAGCGCGCCGTGCGTTTCGCGCTCGATGTCCAGCCGGACCATACGCCATCCTTGATTTCGCTGGCAAAAAAGGAGTCCGCAGGCGGCAATTCCGAAGCGGCTCTTGAAATGCTCGACAAGGTCGTCGCAGCCGAGCCCAATTCGGCTTCGGCGCATTCGGCGCGCGCGGCCGTGCTGACCGACATGGAGCAGCTTGGAGATGCCGAGACCGCCATGCGCCGGGCGCTCGATCTCGATCCCAACAATGCGCGGCTCTGGGTGCAACTCGGTGCGATCCAGTCGGCCGCGAAGCGTCACAGGAATTCGGCTGACAGCTGGGAACGCGCACTTGCCTGCGACCCTGGGAATGCTGACGCCTTCAGCAATCTTGGCGTGTATGAGCGGAATCACGGTGAGCTGGAGATCGCCTGCTGGTTCTCGCGCCGCGCCGTCGAATGCGATCCGAACCATGCCGAGGCCTGGAACAATCTCGGCATATCCGAACTCGAGGCCGGCCGCGACGATTTCGCGCTCGCGGCTTTCCGCCGGGCGATCGCCGTGCGGCCGGATTACGCCGATGCGCATCTGGCGCTCGGCATGGCGCTGCTCAACGGTGGCGATTTCACCAATGGCTTCAAGCATTACGAGGGGCGCCTGCGATCCGATAAGCTCGGCATCGCCGTGGGGCGGCCGAACGTGCCTTACTGGCGCGGCGGCGATCCGAAGGGCCTGTCGATCCTGCTGATGGCGGAGCAGGGGTTCGGCGACGCCTTTCAGTTCTCACGCTATGCCCGCTGGCTGAAGGATCGCGGCGCGACCAAGATCCTGATCGGCTGCCGCAGCAAGATCGCCCATCTTCTCGCCACTATCCCCGGCGTCGATGGCGTGATCGGCGACGGCGACAAGGTGCCGCCCGTCGATGCCATGGCCTATATGATGAGCCTGCCGTTCCTGACCGGCATGCAGCTCGATACGATCCCCGCCTACGAGACCTATCTGACCGCCGACCCGTCGCGTGTGACCCGCTGGGCGGAATGGCTGGCGCGAAAGCCCGGCTACCGCGTCGGCGTGGTGTGGCAGGGCAATCCCGATCCCAAGGTCGACAAGGGCCGTTCCTATCCGCTGGAGCGTCTGGAACCCTTGGCAAAAATCCCCGGCGTCCGGCTGATCGCCTTGCAGAAGGGTGCCGGCGAGGAGCAGATCGCGGCTCTCGACGGCCGCTTTGAAATCGAGCAGCCCGGCGCGGACTTCGATTCCGGCCCGAACGCCTTCGCCGACACGGCGGCGATGATGATGAACCTGGATCTCATCGTCACCTCGGACACGGCCGTCGCCCATCTCGCCGGCGCGCTTGGCAAGCCGTGCTGGGTGATCCTGAAATCGCATCCGGAATGGCGCTGGCTGACCGGGCGGTCCGATAGCCCATGGTATCCGCAAACCCGTGTCTTCCGCCGCGTTCGCAATGAGGTCGAGGATGCCCCCTTCGCCGGCGTCGTCGGGCGCCTTGCGGAAGCGCTTGCGAAGCTCGTTTCGGGCGATCTGGCGCAGCGTCATGTGAAGGAAATGCCTGATGGCATCGAGGTCAAGCCGTTCGATCCAGCCGCCAGTTTCAACAATGCGCTCGCGGCCCAGCGCAAGGATGATTATGACACGGCTACGCATCTCTATGGCGATGTGCTCGGAATAAAAAAGCTCTTGCCCGGCGCACTGAACATGCTGGGCGCCATGGCGCTGCAGAAGGACCGCAATCATCGTGCCGTCGTCTTCTTCGATGGCGCCGAGCGGGCCGGGCTGAAATCGGCCGACCTGATGACCAATTACGCGATCGGGCTCCGGCGCGTCGGCGACATAGGCAAGGCGATTGAAAAGCTGGAATCGGTCATATCGACGACGCCGACGGCCGAATCCCATCTGTCGCTTGCCAACATCCATCGCGATGAATGCAATTTTGAGCAATCGCTCACCAATTACCGGGCGGCGCTTGCCCTCAGGCCGGATTTCTCCAAGGCCCATCGCGGCATCGGCAACCTGATGCGCGACATGCACCGCCCCGCGGAATCGCTTGCCGCATTCGAAAAGGCGAGGGCGCTCGACCCCAAGGATCCAGATCTGGTCCTCGATCATGCCCATGCGAAGCTCTTCGACGGTGATTTCATCGGCGGCTTCAGGGATTATGAGGCGCGCTGGCAGAGCAAGGAAATGCGGCCACGCACCTTCAGGGAGCCGCGCTGGAACGGCGAGAACGCGCCAGGCAAGGTGCTGATGATCCACGGCGAGCAGGGTTTCGGCGACAATATCCAGTTTGCCCGATTCGTCAGCGAGGCGACCCGTCGCGTTGGTCGTGTGGTGCTGGAAGTCCGTGGTCCACTGGTGGAGCTGATGAAGCACCTGCAGACCGAGCGCCCGATCACCATCGTCGAACAGGGCGCGCCAATCGGCAAGTTTGATTTCCAGATACCGATGCTGAGCCTGCCGGTAGCGTTCGGAACCACGGTCGATACAGTGCCGCCACCGGCGCGTTTCGAGCTCGACCCGGAGCGGATCCAGCATTGGAAATCGCAACTTCCGTCCGGTGGTCTCAAGATCGGCCTGATCTGGCAGGGCAATCCCAAGGCACGCGCCGATGCCGGCCGCTCGCCGCCGCTGGCCGCACTGGCACCGCTCTTCTCGCTGCCCGGCAGCCATTTCATCAGCCTGCAGAAGTCCGACGGGCTCGACCAGCTCCGCAACGCGGATTTCGCCGACAAGCTCATCTCACCCGGCGAGGCGCTCGGCGATTTCCATGAGACCGCCCATGCCATCGCGGCACTCGACTATGTCGTGTCGTCCTGCACCGCGACGCTGCATCTGGCTGCCACACTGGGCGTGCCGGTGTTCGGCATGCTGAAATACCACGCCGACTGGCGCTGGCTGAACGAGACCGACAGAAGCCCCTGGTATCCGTCGCTCAAACTGTTCCGTCAACAGAAGGTCCATGAGTGGGAGCCCGTGGTGAACGCCATTCGCGCTAACCTGGCCGAGCAGATGGTCGGTGCATGA
- a CDS encoding calcium-binding protein, which translates to MKKSDADELDLGGGYDKLELQGDGNTITITSVESVKGSTGSDLILLDGAITNGSINLGGDDDRLTFSDDGGTVTVSNIETIVGGDATEYVIFSQAAKNVDIDLGAGEDKVLLGKFNNEFTIGNVEILTGNILSDIITLATEFTGTKIDLLAGNDQLSLADAGATITVANIETVIGADGNDVVTVSTAFAKGVIDLGDSVDELRLGDFANSVAVAEIESIVGGSLVDQVTFTDATATTKVDLGLGKDIVRLGNFVNVITVLNVESVLGGTGADQVFIDGTVAGASYDLGAGADALTLDDTGTTISVANVETLTGDAGDDFVTFFGAANLLVDLKGGTGDRLQLGKFANNVTVMGVETITGNAAVDQVTTDGAFVGKIDLGLGDDKLTLDDNVNIVTISGIETVIGGTDVDTFVAVGALTRTSINGGDGADVLTLADAVNSLTVKDVEAITGGISSDYVILDTATTAGGAYVVDLGAGLGKDTLVLANQDNTISVSGAESILGKASADTIVITDNPAGALIDLAGGSDVLDISDSGGTFTIFNVESVTSGSGNNTDVVTVSTLLTGGYIDLGDGLDKVTLGSFANDVTFKGVEEIVGGKVVDIVHIDDQLTGSVINLGTGFDHLDLSTADATNTASIANVETLTGSGFDDLITVTADQTKMEVDLGIGGDTLILNASVTATVSNTETITGNLGAQKIVFLDDFQGDIDLGLGKDEVKLAAGGTNDVTLTGVESITGSADADVVTLVTGAAGDPSLLGISIDGGLGNDDLTLAAGGGIVSVKAVETITGDIGNDTVIFTGAASTEVDLDAGTDKVQLGNFVNAVTLTGVESVLGGNSADTVTLGGEYQGGEIDLGKGIDQLIFDDENTTITAWNVETITSGTGDNTVTFGAATAGATVVFGAGTDELITAAGGGTVTVSDAETITGMAGIDVISLGTTAAVEIDLGGGTADVLNLNAAGNTVSVVGVEVINGSGVADLVVLNDSTGYAGGVIKLGAGADVLDTGASGATVTLYGTESIIGGVGNESITFGEAFDGTMDLKAGDDTIKFGNYNNNATLVGVETVTGGTLADTIVLTGAWTGGVIDLGAGNSDSLTFATGATLTVTGAETISGSAAVDEITLTGASIIKLLDLDGGTDIVTWSTDSVTATMLDVESIVGGATSDAITFAGGIVGGNIDLGGGDDRLVLFNAANDLTVANIETIIGGTGADKIEVAGTSYAGTILLDAGSDELILGAAGNTVTVSGIETITGGGGDDRITFIGVANGVEIDLDAGTDKVTLDNYLNVLTISNVESIVGGTSNDTVTVDTATTAGSFNLGAGNDSLEFDLAVTATFTSIETITGSAADDSITLTANYSGTTIDADAGTDYVFFAAAGTATISNAEVVIGGAGSNVIILNGTQDASIDLGTGDDKITFSQGLQDVSGGTGSDLFIFTAANQSATGTADTIYDFTANTDKLVFSGLQTGGTFTYLEGAAFASSGHTEIRFDNGTHTLQVDLDGNGSADMEVKLNLVNANDLTTNDFSF; encoded by the coding sequence TTGAAAAAATCCGACGCCGACGAGCTCGATCTCGGCGGGGGTTACGACAAGCTCGAGCTCCAGGGTGATGGCAATACCATCACCATCACGTCCGTTGAATCGGTAAAGGGTTCGACGGGCTCCGATCTGATCCTTCTCGACGGTGCTATCACCAACGGCTCCATCAATCTTGGTGGCGACGATGATAGACTCACCTTCTCGGACGACGGTGGCACGGTGACTGTGTCGAACATCGAGACGATCGTCGGCGGTGATGCGACCGAATACGTCATCTTCAGCCAGGCAGCCAAGAATGTCGACATCGACCTCGGTGCCGGCGAAGACAAGGTGCTTCTCGGCAAGTTCAACAACGAGTTCACCATCGGCAATGTCGAAATCCTGACGGGCAACATCCTGTCCGACATCATTACGCTCGCCACCGAATTCACTGGCACCAAAATCGACCTCCTGGCCGGTAACGACCAGTTGTCGCTCGCCGATGCTGGCGCCACGATCACCGTTGCCAATATCGAAACGGTCATCGGTGCCGACGGCAACGATGTGGTGACGGTCTCCACGGCCTTCGCAAAGGGTGTCATCGACCTCGGCGACAGCGTCGATGAACTGCGTCTTGGCGATTTTGCCAACAGCGTCGCGGTTGCCGAAATCGAATCGATCGTTGGTGGCTCGCTCGTCGACCAGGTTACCTTCACCGATGCAACGGCAACCACCAAGGTCGACCTCGGCCTCGGCAAGGATATCGTCCGCCTCGGCAACTTCGTCAACGTCATCACCGTTCTCAATGTCGAAAGCGTTCTCGGCGGCACCGGTGCGGACCAGGTGTTCATCGATGGCACGGTTGCCGGCGCTTCCTACGATCTCGGCGCTGGCGCCGATGCTCTGACGCTCGATGACACCGGCACCACGATCTCGGTCGCCAATGTCGAAACGCTGACCGGCGACGCCGGCGACGACTTCGTCACTTTCTTCGGCGCGGCCAATCTTCTGGTCGACCTGAAGGGCGGCACTGGCGACAGACTGCAGCTCGGCAAGTTCGCCAACAACGTTACTGTGATGGGCGTTGAAACCATCACCGGCAACGCGGCCGTTGACCAGGTCACCACCGATGGCGCCTTTGTCGGCAAGATCGATCTCGGCCTCGGCGACGACAAGCTCACGCTCGACGACAACGTCAATATCGTCACCATCTCCGGCATCGAAACCGTTATCGGCGGTACGGATGTCGATACGTTCGTTGCAGTTGGCGCGCTGACCCGCACCAGCATCAACGGCGGCGACGGTGCCGACGTTCTCACGCTTGCTGACGCTGTCAACTCGCTCACCGTCAAGGATGTCGAGGCGATCACCGGAGGCATTTCTTCCGATTACGTTATCCTCGACACGGCAACCACCGCTGGCGGCGCCTACGTTGTCGATCTCGGCGCGGGCCTCGGCAAGGACACGCTCGTCCTGGCCAATCAGGACAACACGATCTCCGTTTCCGGCGCTGAATCGATCCTCGGCAAGGCTTCCGCCGATACGATCGTCATCACCGACAATCCGGCTGGCGCACTGATCGATCTGGCTGGCGGATCGGACGTCCTAGACATCAGCGACTCGGGCGGCACTTTCACGATCTTCAACGTTGAGAGCGTCACCTCCGGTTCTGGCAACAATACCGACGTCGTCACGGTCAGTACGCTGCTCACGGGCGGCTACATCGATCTCGGCGACGGCCTCGACAAGGTCACGCTCGGTTCTTTCGCAAACGATGTGACGTTCAAGGGCGTTGAAGAAATCGTTGGCGGCAAGGTTGTCGATATCGTCCATATAGATGATCAGTTGACGGGCTCGGTCATCAACCTCGGCACCGGCTTCGACCATCTCGACCTGTCGACCGCCGATGCAACCAACACCGCCAGCATCGCGAATGTCGAAACCCTGACCGGTTCGGGCTTCGATGATCTCATCACCGTGACCGCCGACCAGACCAAGATGGAAGTCGATCTCGGCATCGGTGGCGATACGCTCATCCTCAACGCCAGCGTGACCGCAACCGTTTCCAACACTGAAACGATCACCGGCAACCTCGGCGCCCAGAAGATCGTCTTCCTGGACGACTTCCAGGGTGACATCGATCTCGGCCTCGGCAAGGACGAAGTCAAGCTCGCCGCGGGCGGCACCAACGACGTTACCCTCACGGGCGTCGAAAGCATCACCGGCTCGGCCGATGCGGACGTGGTCACGCTTGTCACCGGTGCGGCCGGCGACCCGTCGCTGCTCGGCATCAGCATCGACGGCGGCCTCGGCAACGACGATCTGACGCTGGCTGCTGGCGGTGGTATCGTCTCGGTCAAGGCCGTTGAAACCATCACCGGTGACATCGGCAACGACACCGTGATCTTCACGGGCGCTGCATCGACGGAAGTTGATCTCGATGCCGGCACCGACAAGGTGCAACTCGGCAACTTCGTCAACGCCGTCACGCTGACGGGTGTTGAATCGGTTCTCGGCGGCAACTCGGCCGACACTGTCACGTTGGGTGGCGAATACCAGGGCGGCGAAATCGATCTCGGCAAGGGTATCGACCAGTTGATCTTCGATGACGAGAATACCACTATCACCGCCTGGAACGTTGAAACCATCACCTCCGGGACCGGCGACAACACCGTGACCTTCGGTGCGGCAACGGCTGGTGCCACGGTCGTCTTCGGTGCAGGCACCGACGAACTGATCACGGCTGCCGGCGGTGGTACCGTCACGGTCAGCGATGCCGAAACCATCACCGGTATGGCTGGCATCGACGTGATCTCGCTCGGCACGACCGCAGCGGTCGAAATCGACCTCGGTGGCGGCACCGCTGACGTTCTTAACCTGAACGCAGCCGGCAACACGGTCTCCGTGGTTGGCGTCGAAGTCATCAACGGCAGCGGCGTCGCCGATCTCGTCGTCCTCAATGACAGCACCGGTTATGCCGGCGGCGTCATCAAGCTCGGCGCTGGTGCGGACGTTCTCGACACGGGTGCCAGCGGTGCAACGGTTACACTCTACGGTACCGAAAGCATTATCGGTGGCGTTGGCAACGAAAGCATCACTTTCGGCGAAGCCTTCGACGGCACGATGGATCTCAAGGCAGGCGACGACACGATCAAGTTCGGCAACTACAACAACAACGCAACGCTTGTTGGTGTGGAAACCGTGACCGGTGGTACGCTGGCCGACACGATCGTGCTGACCGGTGCCTGGACGGGCGGCGTGATCGATCTCGGGGCCGGTAACTCCGACTCGCTGACTTTCGCAACCGGGGCAACGCTGACGGTGACGGGTGCCGAAACCATCTCCGGTTCGGCCGCCGTCGATGAAATCACGCTGACTGGCGCGAGCATCATCAAGCTGCTCGATCTCGATGGCGGCACGGACATCGTTACCTGGTCCACGGACTCGGTGACGGCAACCATGCTGGATGTCGAATCGATCGTCGGCGGTGCGACCTCCGATGCGATCACCTTCGCCGGTGGCATCGTCGGTGGCAACATCGACCTTGGCGGTGGCGACGACAGGCTGGTCCTGTTCAACGCGGCCAACGACCTGACGGTCGCCAATATCGAAACGATCATCGGCGGCACTGGCGCCGACAAGATCGAAGTGGCCGGAACCAGCTATGCCGGTACCATCCTGCTCGATGCCGGCAGTGACGAACTGATCCTGGGCGCCGCCGGTAACACGGTGACGGTCAGCGGTATCGAAACCATCACCGGCGGTGGCGGCGACGATCGCATCACCTTCATCGGTGTGGCGAACGGCGTCGAGATCGACCTCGATGCTGGTACCGACAAGGTCACGCTCGACAACTACCTGAACGTCCTGACGATCAGCAACGTCGAGTCGATCGTCGGCGGCACGTCCAACGACACTGTCACCGTCGACACGGCCACCACGGCGGGCAGCTTCAACCTCGGCGCCGGCAATGACAGCCTGGAGTTCGATCTTGCAGTCACTGCGACCTTCACCTCGATCGAAACCATCACCGGCAGCGCCGCTGATGACTCGATCACGCTGACGGCGAACTACTCCGGCACGACGATCGACGCTGATGCGGGCACCGACTATGTGTTCTTTGCGGCAGCCGGCACGGCAACGATCTCCAACGCGGAAGTCGTTATCGGCGGTGCGGGTTCGAACGTCATCATCCTGAATGGCACGCAGGATGCGAGCATCGACCTCGGCACCGGTGATGACAAGATCACCTTCAGCCAGGGCCTGCAGGACGTCAGCGGTGGCACGGGTTCGGATCTGTTCATCTTCACGGCTGCCAACCAGTCCGCGACGGGTACCGCAGATACGATCTATGACTTCACTGCCAACACCGACAAGCTGGTCTTCTCCGGTCTGCAGACCGGCGGCACCTTCACCTACCTCGAAGGCGCCGCATTTGCCTCCAGCGGCCATACCGAAATTCGTTTCGACAATGGCACCCATACGCTGCAGGTTGACCTTGATGGCAACGGTTCGGCCGACATGGAAGTCAAGCTGAACCTGGTCAATGCAAACGACCTGACCACCAACGACTTCTCCTTTTAA
- a CDS encoding DUF6165 family protein codes for MIEVPVSWGELVDKITILQIKSDRMKDEAKLRNVRKELTLLTDRLGANAGNAEVSRLTKALYDVNAALWDIEDDIRDCENAGDFSEKFVSLARSVYITNDKRAELKRDVNLALGSGLVEEKSYQAYKIQ; via the coding sequence ATGATAGAAGTGCCTGTTTCATGGGGCGAACTGGTCGACAAGATCACCATATTGCAGATCAAGTCCGACCGGATGAAGGATGAGGCCAAGCTGCGGAATGTCCGCAAGGAGCTGACGCTGCTGACGGATCGGCTTGGCGCCAATGCCGGCAATGCGGAAGTGTCCCGCCTGACCAAGGCGCTCTATGATGTCAATGCCGCGCTCTGGGATATCGAGGACGACATTCGCGATTGCGAGAATGCCGGCGATTTCAGCGAAAAATTCGTGTCTCTCGCACGTTCCGTCTACATTACCAACGATAAGCGGGCTGAGCTGAAACGTGACGTCAACCTGGCTTTGGGTTCGGGACTTGTCGAGGAGAAGTCCTATCAGGCATACAAGATCCAGTGA